CAAATATGGTTAAACTGGCCACCGCTTTTATAATTGTCATATCTGTAGTTGCCACAATAATAATGTCTCTTCCCGGCGAAACAGTAGTTGTCATAGCTGAATCAGCTCTTACAGAACCGCCAGACGTTACGCAGGAAGCCGCAGATGACCTCGTTCCGACACCCGGTGGTTATGTTTACAGGGGTAATGCCCACCAGGTAGGGGAACCCGATAGTTGGCCTGAAATTGACACAACCGAAATAACCATTGGAGATGACGATTCCATCGATATACGCTACAGGGACTGGATAACAACCAGAGCTGGGGAAACAAGGAACAACATGATCGTTATCATTGCCCCTTACACCCTGGATCAATTGAAACTCGGGGTAGCAAATATGCCCGAAAACGCCAATATTTCCGTTGAAGAACTATGCCGGTGGTCTCGCCCTGTAAACGTTATTGCTCCGGTGCTTGCATTTTCGATAGGTGAGAATGTTAAACCCGGAATTTATACTTTCGACATAGGAATTGCGGTTAAAGGAAAGGATTACGAGCTTATCCCCTGTGCAATAGAAGTCTTGCCGGCACTACTGTCTGAATAGGAAAAGGCTGAAGTGGCCGAAATAACGCTCGGCGACTAAGGATCCTGCGAATGGCTACAGGGAAGAAACGATTATAGAATAGAACTGGTGAACTGGTACGCTATGGTATTGAATTCGGAGGCTATAGTATCTAACTGAAGAGTTCAATGGTAACTACCTTCACAAAAGAACTCTCTTATGACATAAGGACGATGCACCTTCCATCAAATTGTTGAATACACTACTGGAATAGTGATTTCGATATATCGAAAAACGATGGTGGGCCACTTTGTATGAAAGCCAGAACCTTTGCCATGGTTTTTAAATTGGTTTAATTATCGGTTCGAAACCTGCATGGTAGAGCGTGCTGTACAAGGGGAATATCGATTAGTTTTGATTTTTCAATAAGGTAAAGTATCAAACTATGAACAACTCCGCGTTACAGCACGCCCTACCACTCGATCGTTTGTTTTATCCTCTTTTACTTTTGGTCCTGCCCGTTCATTTCTTTTTGGAATCTCAGCGCCTCTTCCTTGACCTGATGCCTTATGGTTTGCTTAATAAATTTTAAAAGAAAAACAGCGAGCACGATGAAAAATAACAAGGATATCAAAACACCAAAGGCCTTTATTATCACT
This genomic stretch from Dehalococcoidales bacterium harbors:
- a CDS encoding anti-sigma factor; protein product: MNCQDTNELLNSYLDNELATNEVEEIQEHLEKCPACCQELEQLSRFKIKFRQTLVSSTLTSERNKSTWNRILARIQDGETGRTNPSYFKERIFSVFSSNMVKLATAFIIVISVVATIIMSLPGETVVVIAESALTEPPDVTQEAADDLVPTPGGYVYRGNAHQVGEPDSWPEIDTTEITIGDDDSIDIRYRDWITTRAGETRNNMIVIIAPYTLDQLKLGVANMPENANISVEELCRWSRPVNVIAPVLAFSIGENVKPGIYTFDIGIAVKGKDYELIPCAIEVLPALLSE